The Deltaproteobacteria bacterium nucleotide sequence TCTTTTTTGTCACTTCGAACGTCCCTTTCTGTCACTTCGAACGAATGTGAGAAGTCTTGAACGAAACGCATCGGAAGGCAGTAAAAAAGGATCTTATCAACCAGGGAAGCTCATTCAATCCCACATGAGGAGTCCCGAATGGTTTACACAAAAAGTTATTATGTGTATTTGCTGGCCAACTGGAACAACAAGGTGATTTACGTCGGGGTGACAAATGATTTGCCCCGCAGAGTGTATGAACATAAAAATGAGCTGATCGAAGGGTTCACTCAAAAGTACAATATCAACAAATTGGTTTACTTTGAGGAAACAAACGACATAAACGTCGCAATAGCCAGGGAAAAGGAAATAAAAAAATGGCGCAGAGAGAAAAAGGACAGGCTTATTGAACAAATGAACCCGAATTGGAAGGATTTGGGAGAAATGTTGTGAGATTGCCGGAGAGACAAGATTTCTCCCCGGCTTGCGCCGGGTCGAAATGACATAGTGGGCGCGCCTCGAAAGGACATGTGGGCGCGCCTCTCAATGACATGGT carries:
- a CDS encoding GIY-YIG nuclease family protein, yielding MVYTKSYYVYLLANWNNKVIYVGVTNDLPRRVYEHKNELIEGFTQKYNINKLVYFEETNDINVAIAREKEIKKWRREKKDRLIEQMNPNWKDLGEML